A section of the Alkalihalobacillus sp. LMS39 genome encodes:
- a CDS encoding STAS domain-containing protein: protein MGEKKQQQHVDIQGVTYGFNVEEGEVQFEGHDVLIFWIESAMKSFLDTIEEVSGDDAANVVMHSAGFRMGEIVGEYFEKYEIENIMELFPKIYASAGWGAFTVVEFSPEKASLVIRMKNSWEYKINKLQGKTQSGSFLTGHLAGIFTRLFKQNIGCELAKSQLTGAEYDEFHCRPSSVCPIDNIHNYARKQEQKEIEKLEEKVRERTQDLTKLVKDISSPIIPVLDQIVVVPLLGKYDELRSEDMMMQIMENLPKYTANYLILDVTGIDEVVDEYTINLIRKLTDATSLLGTKSILVGVSPQLGITLTQSAYDLRSIECFSTLKHAIHYALAQEGKMITDK from the coding sequence TTGGGGGAAAAAAAGCAACAACAGCACGTTGATATACAAGGTGTGACATATGGGTTTAACGTTGAGGAAGGAGAAGTTCAGTTCGAAGGTCATGACGTTCTCATTTTTTGGATTGAGTCCGCCATGAAATCTTTTCTTGATACGATAGAAGAAGTGTCGGGTGATGATGCGGCGAATGTCGTCATGCATAGTGCGGGATTTCGAATGGGAGAAATTGTTGGTGAATATTTTGAAAAGTATGAGATAGAAAACATTATGGAACTGTTTCCAAAGATTTATGCTTCCGCAGGTTGGGGAGCGTTTACGGTAGTAGAGTTTTCACCTGAAAAGGCGAGCCTTGTTATTCGAATGAAAAATAGCTGGGAGTATAAAATAAATAAGCTTCAGGGCAAAACACAATCTGGTTCCTTTCTGACAGGCCATTTAGCAGGAATCTTTACAAGATTATTTAAGCAAAACATCGGTTGTGAGCTTGCGAAAAGTCAATTAACTGGAGCGGAGTATGATGAGTTTCATTGTCGTCCCTCTTCCGTTTGTCCGATTGATAACATACATAATTACGCAAGAAAACAAGAACAAAAAGAAATTGAAAAGCTAGAAGAAAAAGTGAGAGAACGGACACAAGACTTAACGAAACTTGTCAAGGACATCTCATCACCGATTATTCCGGTATTAGATCAAATCGTTGTTGTTCCACTTCTTGGAAAATATGATGAGTTACGTTCAGAAGATATGATGATGCAAATTATGGAGAACTTACCGAAGTATACGGCAAACTATTTAATTCTTGATGTTACCGGAATTGATGAAGTCGTGGACGAATATACGATTAATCTTATCCGGAAGTTAACAGATGCTACTAGTTTACTAGGAACAAAAAGTATTTTAGTTGGTGTGTCACCTCAGCTTGGGATAACGTTAACACAAAGTGCATACGATTTACGGTCGATTGAATGTTTTTCGACGTTAAAACACGCCATTCATTATGCATTAGCACAAGAAGGTAAAATGATTACAGATAAATAA
- a CDS encoding TIGR02206 family membrane protein, whose translation MGHYFSYGSQPFPFDMFSMSHLVVLLLFLTLLVGLYLGRPRMKQKGKTLIRYILIVILISCEVSFHLWFILHDQWTVRGNLPLQLCSISIYLCTFMLLTRNHSLSEVTFFFGIGGAIQAMITPELFYGFPHYRFFHFFIAHMAILYACFYMIWYERLHLTFQSVIKAWVSLNVIAIFVFFVNHLTGSNYMFLARKPTNPTIIDWLGPYPWYILSLELLAFLIFTIVYFIFGKNRLKLKR comes from the coding sequence ATGGGACACTATTTTAGCTATGGTTCTCAACCATTTCCGTTTGACATGTTTTCGATGAGTCATCTCGTTGTATTGCTCCTTTTTCTTACTTTATTAGTAGGGCTTTACTTGGGCCGTCCTAGGATGAAACAAAAGGGAAAGACGCTTATTAGGTATATTCTAATTGTAATTTTAATTAGTTGTGAAGTTTCATTTCATTTATGGTTTATTCTACATGATCAGTGGACAGTTAGAGGAAATTTACCATTGCAATTATGTAGTATTTCCATTTATTTATGTACATTTATGTTACTTACAAGAAACCACTCGTTATCAGAAGTGACGTTTTTTTTCGGTATCGGTGGTGCGATTCAAGCGATGATTACACCAGAATTGTTTTATGGGTTTCCGCATTATCGATTTTTTCATTTTTTTATTGCACATATGGCTATATTGTATGCTTGCTTTTATATGATTTGGTATGAGCGTCTTCATCTCACGTTTCAGTCTGTCATCAAAGCGTGGGTGTCGTTAAACGTTATTGCTATTTTTGTCTTTTTTGTTAATCACTTAACAGGCAGTAATTATATGTTTCTTGCTAGAAAGCCGACAAATCCGACAATCATTGATTGGTTAGGACCGTATCCATGGTATATACTTTCATTAGAATTGTTAGCATTCCTTATTTTTACAATCGTATATTTCATTTTTGGAAAAAATCGTCTAAAGCTGAAACGATAG
- the cobT gene encoding nicotinate-nucleotide--dimethylbenzimidazole phosphoribosyltransferase, with product MRKLDEIIQAIEPLNKSVMEKVANHIDNLTKPVGSLGKIEQLAIQLSGITEEEKPNVSNPAVIVAAGDHGIVAEGVSAYPQEVTQLMLANFIKGKAAINVFANQIGASVYVVDVGVKGPVDIQTVMQCKVKNGTNNFLHEAAMTEEEALEAIQVGIDVAETLIKNGHKLLITGEMGIGNTTASSAVFAALTNEKIEDVVGVGTGLTADALHHKVNVIKQSLENRKPTSSNPLDVLHKVGGLEIAALTGVILAGAKKRVPVLIDGFISSVAALVATSFCPVIHDYLIISHQSAERGHYLLLQQLKQEPLLSLGLRLGEGTGAALAYPLLLAATKIVSEMATFEEMGIQK from the coding sequence ATGAGAAAGCTAGATGAAATCATTCAAGCGATCGAACCGTTAAACAAATCGGTGATGGAAAAAGTCGCTAATCATATTGACAACTTGACGAAGCCAGTCGGTTCATTAGGAAAAATCGAGCAATTAGCAATTCAATTAAGTGGGATAACGGAAGAAGAAAAGCCAAACGTCTCAAATCCTGCTGTTATTGTTGCTGCTGGTGACCATGGCATCGTAGCAGAAGGTGTTTCGGCTTATCCCCAGGAAGTAACACAGCTCATGCTGGCTAACTTTATAAAAGGAAAAGCTGCGATTAATGTTTTTGCCAATCAAATCGGTGCTTCGGTGTATGTTGTTGATGTCGGTGTAAAAGGTCCGGTTGATATCCAAACGGTCATGCAGTGCAAAGTGAAAAATGGAACAAATAATTTTTTACATGAAGCTGCAATGACAGAAGAAGAAGCCCTTGAAGCAATCCAAGTAGGGATAGATGTCGCTGAAACTTTAATTAAAAATGGTCATAAGCTTTTGATTACTGGTGAAATGGGCATTGGAAATACGACTGCGAGTAGTGCTGTTTTTGCAGCGCTTACAAATGAGAAAATAGAAGATGTCGTTGGGGTTGGAACAGGTTTAACAGCTGATGCGTTACATCATAAAGTCAATGTCATCAAACAATCACTCGAAAATCGAAAACCAACTTCATCTAATCCGCTTGATGTGTTACATAAAGTAGGTGGGTTAGAAATTGCAGCATTAACAGGGGTCATATTAGCAGGAGCAAAAAAACGAGTTCCTGTTTTAATCGATGGATTTATCTCTTCAGTTGCCGCTCTTGTTGCGACAAGTTTTTGTCCAGTTATCCATGATTATTTGATAATAAGCCATCAATCTGCTGAACGAGGTCATTATCTGTTACTGCAACAATTAAAACAAGAACCGCTACTTTCATTAGGGTTGCGTTTAGGAGAAGGTACGGGAGCCGCTCTTGCTTATCCACTGTTACTTGCGGCGACAAAGATCGTATCGGAAATGGCAACATTTGAAGAGATGGGAATACAAAAATAA
- a CDS encoding DUF4179 domain-containing protein — protein MDKLEQMLKKAKTDASAQVPTSISEGIDSVLETLPKKRKKKQMLMVYTASSIVIGIGVILGASQVSPSVSQGMQKLPIIGSVFEFVSDKGLNKAQEQELTNKVDKQIVSGDTTLTFTDVFHDGTRLSVGYVMEGVSSEQDVRNTFYDETFTLKIDGQKIYNLNYMRISVTKMDDNQFIGVLELTNRNFPDSFELTLDFYNIDSKKGEWSLSFPVIKTKDIFHYQVNVQQEVGDYDVKINEVTLTPATTELKYTVFQEVKGETVEGLIPSLLLFDDKGRQYKHGAGGSKGGMNVLPNGTGITQAFEQYEPMEEKPEYIVVQPYMIGNGNSNVSSGELGSTIPLKLEQGEKGSLTVLDVAGNQDDLIITYQVEGTLPFYQAWVWLEDRDGNETYSTQAPQLVDRESYTFTQRFSNIDIDNISQYKIHTNDLENITLYPETIKITLE, from the coding sequence ATGGATAAACTGGAACAAATGTTGAAAAAGGCGAAAACAGATGCTTCTGCGCAAGTTCCAACGAGCATAAGTGAGGGCATTGACAGTGTTTTAGAAACATTGCCGAAGAAAAGAAAGAAAAAGCAAATGCTAATGGTTTATACTGCAAGCTCTATTGTTATAGGAATAGGAGTCATATTAGGAGCTTCCCAAGTTTCACCGTCTGTTTCACAAGGAATGCAAAAGCTTCCTATTATAGGATCCGTGTTTGAATTTGTCTCCGATAAAGGATTAAATAAAGCTCAAGAACAGGAGTTAACAAATAAAGTAGATAAACAAATCGTCAGTGGAGATACGACGTTAACGTTTACTGATGTGTTCCATGATGGGACGAGATTATCTGTAGGATATGTGATGGAAGGAGTATCTTCCGAACAAGACGTAAGGAATACATTTTATGATGAAACATTCACATTGAAAATTGACGGGCAAAAAATTTATAATTTGAATTATATGCGAATATCAGTAACAAAAATGGACGATAATCAATTTATTGGTGTGCTAGAATTAACAAATCGAAATTTTCCTGATTCATTTGAGCTTACTCTTGATTTTTATAACATTGATTCGAAAAAAGGGGAATGGTCATTGTCTTTTCCTGTCATAAAAACGAAAGATATTTTCCATTATCAAGTGAACGTACAACAAGAAGTAGGAGATTATGATGTGAAAATAAATGAAGTGACGTTAACTCCAGCAACAACCGAGCTGAAATATACTGTTTTTCAAGAAGTTAAAGGAGAGACGGTAGAAGGGTTGATTCCATCTTTGTTACTATTTGATGATAAAGGAAGACAATATAAACATGGAGCTGGTGGGAGTAAAGGTGGAATGAATGTATTACCGAATGGCACAGGGATTACACAAGCGTTTGAGCAATATGAGCCAATGGAAGAAAAACCAGAGTATATTGTGGTTCAGCCTTATATGATCGGGAATGGCAACTCAAACGTCTCGTCGGGAGAACTCGGAAGTACGATACCGCTTAAGCTTGAGCAAGGGGAGAAAGGCTCCCTTACTGTTTTGGATGTAGCCGGTAATCAAGATGATTTGATCATAACATATCAAGTTGAGGGAACATTGCCATTCTATCAAGCTTGGGTTTGGCTAGAGGATCGGGATGGAAATGAGACGTATTCAACCCAAGCACCACAATTAGTCGACCGTGAATCTTATACGTTTACACAACGTTTTTCTAATATCGATATCGATAACATAAGTCAATATAAAATCCATACTAATGACTTAGAAAATATTACGTTATATCCAGAAACGATAAAAATCACACTAGAATAA
- a CDS encoding methyltransferase domain-containing protein, translating to MKIDVNDKVDFVHLWQEGMKGWNGQMPERMVNDELEDSFWKEVVMRKSLDPKMDEHVIPLFTKLKTHIKSSDHVLEIGPGWGNYTFSLLPDVNTLTCIDSSSHIVEYLQQVKNEKKGTQLELIHHKWEEWDKTEKYDVVFGINCFYRMYHIKTALQKMNETARRLAIIGMTTGPMRPHYLELLQTTNLAINIPRRDYIHLLNILYELGIYAQCETVELQRTFTYHSYEELIKANTIKIREEKYDRRLVEKVIEKYSYYQDGKYYYPHQFHGVLLHWQPKNQ from the coding sequence ATGAAAATTGATGTAAACGACAAAGTTGATTTTGTTCATTTATGGCAAGAGGGGATGAAAGGGTGGAATGGGCAAATGCCAGAACGAATGGTTAATGACGAGTTAGAAGATTCGTTTTGGAAAGAAGTTGTTATGAGAAAATCACTAGACCCGAAAATGGACGAGCATGTCATTCCACTTTTTACAAAATTAAAAACTCATATAAAGTCATCTGATCATGTGTTAGAAATTGGTCCTGGATGGGGAAATTATACTTTTTCATTGTTGCCAGACGTGAATACTTTAACATGCATTGATAGTTCAAGTCATATTGTCGAATATTTACAACAAGTTAAAAATGAAAAAAAAGGGACTCAGTTAGAACTTATCCATCACAAGTGGGAGGAATGGGACAAGACAGAAAAATATGATGTAGTTTTCGGAATAAATTGTTTTTACCGTATGTATCATATTAAAACGGCATTACAAAAGATGAATGAAACAGCCCGTCGCCTAGCGATTATTGGAATGACAACAGGCCCGATGAGACCGCATTATCTTGAATTATTACAAACAACGAATCTTGCTATTAATATACCGAGAAGAGATTATATTCACTTACTAAATATTTTATATGAATTAGGAATATATGCACAATGTGAGACCGTTGAGCTTCAACGTACGTTCACATATCATTCCTATGAAGAGTTAATTAAAGCAAATACGATAAAAATAAGAGAAGAAAAGTATGATCGAAGGCTGGTCGAAAAAGTGATTGAAAAATATTCTTATTATCAAGACGGAAAATATTATTATCCTCATCAATTTCATGGTGTTTTATTGCATTGGCAACCGAAAAATCAATAA
- a CDS encoding iron ABC transporter permease, giving the protein MNQTGPIKNRISFSLLLLVLMILLLLSMTFAVMIGPVSIHPLTVWQIPLSKLSIFETAFAQDWTRAQEQIIWEIRFPRVILGVLVGAGLAVVGVTIQALVRNPLAEPFILGISSGASVGATMVIVFGAFSIFGSYAVSLAAFLGALLSVFFVFFLAQVQGRISTVRLLLAGIAISMMLSALTNYIVISAPRAEGIRDAMFWMMGSLAAAKWSQLFIPTVTVIVGLAILLCLSRPLNLLLLGEEAASHLGLNSNVFKKILIVLTALLTGVLVALSGAIGFVGLMIPHIVRLLVGSDHRRVLPVSALLGAIFLLWADVVARTIVAPQELPIGIVTAICGGPFFIWLLRRSNYSFGGGGSK; this is encoded by the coding sequence ATGAATCAGACAGGACCAATTAAAAATCGAATCTCGTTTTCATTGTTGCTACTTGTTTTAATGATTTTATTGCTTTTGTCTATGACGTTTGCAGTTATGATTGGCCCGGTGTCTATTCACCCTCTTACGGTTTGGCAAATTCCACTTTCAAAGCTTTCAATTTTTGAAACTGCATTTGCCCAAGACTGGACAAGGGCGCAAGAACAAATCATATGGGAAATTCGATTTCCTCGGGTAATTTTAGGTGTGTTAGTCGGAGCAGGATTAGCTGTTGTGGGAGTTACAATACAAGCTCTTGTCCGCAATCCTTTGGCAGAGCCGTTTATTCTCGGGATCTCTTCAGGTGCATCTGTAGGAGCAACGATGGTCATCGTGTTTGGAGCGTTTTCCATCTTTGGTTCATATGCGGTTTCGTTAGCTGCTTTTTTGGGAGCATTACTATCTGTTTTCTTCGTTTTTTTCTTAGCTCAAGTTCAAGGAAGAATTTCAACGGTTCGCTTACTATTAGCAGGGATTGCGATTTCTATGATGTTAAGTGCATTAACGAATTATATCGTTATCTCGGCACCACGAGCTGAAGGAATTCGAGATGCGATGTTTTGGATGATGGGTAGTCTAGCAGCTGCTAAATGGAGTCAACTGTTCATTCCGACAGTTACGGTGATCGTGGGACTAGCTATCCTTCTTTGTTTATCAAGACCATTAAATTTATTACTTTTAGGAGAAGAAGCTGCATCTCATTTAGGGTTGAACAGTAATGTATTTAAAAAAATTCTTATCGTACTAACCGCATTATTAACAGGTGTATTAGTAGCGTTAAGTGGTGCGATTGGTTTTGTCGGTTTAATGATTCCTCACATTGTCCGGTTATTAGTTGGGTCTGATCATCGTCGTGTACTCCCTGTTAGTGCGTTACTAGGTGCAATTTTTTTACTTTGGGCTGATGTTGTTGCAAGAACGATAGTTGCGCCACAAGAACTACCTATTGGGATTGTTACGGCCATTTGTGGAGGTCCATTTTTTATTTGGCTATTACGAAGAAGCAATTATTCTTTTGGTGGAGGTGGTTCAAAGTGA
- a CDS encoding ABC transporter substrate-binding protein: MKKIVFLLSLLIWITAGCGQETTGEEGNQEKQEANESYGVVEIENNGRTLQFDEIPKRAVTLNQHVTEIMLALGLEDHMVGTAFIDDEILEEYKTAYESIPVIADQYPSQEVFLEQEPDFAYAGWASAFREDNIGTVEQLEEFGIHAYLHESSTIIGPTVEDIYTDIRNIGKIFKVEDRAEALIEEMEARIEKKKEEIPQGAVGKQVFIYDNGEAAPFTSARNFLNELISLTGAENAFADIDKNWAEVSWEEVVERNPDLIVIIDYGETTIEEKKNILLNHPALTDVPAVKNEHFIVIPLSSAAEGVRIPDAFELLVDGLIENGF; this comes from the coding sequence ATGAAAAAAATCGTATTTTTATTAAGTTTACTCATATGGATAACGGCTGGTTGTGGGCAAGAGACAACAGGAGAAGAAGGGAACCAAGAAAAACAAGAAGCAAACGAATCATATGGTGTTGTTGAAATTGAAAATAATGGGCGGACTTTACAATTTGATGAAATTCCAAAGCGTGCTGTTACATTAAATCAACATGTAACAGAAATCATGTTAGCATTAGGGTTAGAGGATCATATGGTTGGTACAGCTTTTATCGATGATGAGATTTTAGAAGAGTATAAAACTGCATATGAGAGTATCCCGGTGATTGCAGACCAGTATCCAAGCCAAGAAGTGTTTTTAGAGCAAGAACCAGATTTTGCCTATGCGGGTTGGGCTAGTGCGTTTCGCGAAGATAATATTGGAACAGTGGAGCAATTAGAGGAGTTTGGCATTCATGCGTACCTTCATGAATCATCGACTATCATCGGTCCAACAGTTGAGGATATTTATACAGATATCCGAAACATCGGAAAAATTTTTAAAGTTGAAGATCGTGCTGAAGCATTAATTGAAGAGATGGAAGCGAGAATCGAAAAGAAAAAAGAAGAGATTCCACAAGGCGCTGTTGGAAAGCAAGTGTTCATTTATGATAACGGAGAAGCGGCCCCTTTTACGTCAGCTCGAAACTTTTTAAATGAACTTATTTCTTTAACAGGGGCTGAAAATGCGTTTGCTGATATCGATAAAAACTGGGCGGAAGTTAGTTGGGAAGAAGTAGTTGAGCGAAATCCTGATCTTATTGTCATAATTGATTACGGTGAAACAACAATAGAAGAGAAGAAGAATATTTTACTTAATCATCCTGCTCTTACCGATGTTCCTGCTGTGAAAAATGAACATTTTATTGTCATCCCACTCTCGTCTGCAGCAGAAGGTGTTCGTATTCCAGATGCCTTTGAATTACTAGTGGATGGGCTCATTGAAAATGGATTTTAA
- a CDS encoding heme ABC transporter ATP-binding protein has translation MTLKASNVAVQIEKTMIIQNLSLHLHEGEFIGLIGPNGSGKSTFLKTLYRSYFPLQGTVTLYNKELPSYSFRAFAKEVAVVTQESSVPFDFSVLEIVLMGRHPHQRFFSKEEKKDYDAAYEALASVDLTDYAERSFSSLSGGEKQRVLIARALAQQTNILLLDEPTNHLDIHHQLQLLNTVKNSGLTVVCAMHDLNLAAAYCDRIIVINKGEMVFEGTPNEVITEQMLKEVFEVDTVVIRHPQTGKKQILFTPEDELQSLVVPMERKRERSGL, from the coding sequence GTGACATTAAAAGCGTCCAATGTAGCAGTGCAAATAGAGAAAACGATGATTATTCAAAATCTATCTCTTCATTTACATGAAGGAGAATTTATCGGATTAATTGGTCCAAATGGAAGTGGAAAATCTACCTTTTTAAAAACATTATATCGGTCATACTTTCCATTGCAAGGGACAGTGACCCTTTATAATAAAGAGTTACCTTCATACTCTTTTCGTGCGTTTGCGAAAGAGGTGGCTGTAGTAACACAGGAAAGTAGTGTCCCGTTTGACTTTAGTGTACTTGAAATCGTGTTAATGGGCCGTCATCCACACCAACGCTTTTTTTCAAAAGAAGAAAAGAAGGATTATGATGCGGCATATGAAGCTCTTGCCTCTGTTGATTTAACTGATTATGCCGAGCGAAGTTTTTCATCTTTATCTGGTGGAGAGAAACAGCGCGTTTTGATTGCAAGAGCGCTAGCGCAACAAACGAATATATTGCTTTTAGACGAACCGACGAATCATCTAGATATCCATCATCAATTGCAATTGTTAAATACAGTGAAAAACAGTGGCTTAACTGTTGTTTGTGCGATGCATGACCTTAATTTAGCGGCAGCGTATTGTGATCGGATCATCGTAATCAACAAAGGGGAAATGGTCTTTGAAGGAACGCCGAATGAAGTCATAACTGAACAGATGTTAAAAGAAGTGTTTGAAGTAGATACCGTTGTTATTCGCCACCCACAAACAGGAAAGAAACAAATTTTATTTACTCCAGAAGATGAACTCCAGTCTTTGGTCGTACCAATGGAACGAAAACGAGAACGGAGTGGGTTGTAA
- a CDS encoding methyltransferase domain-containing protein yields the protein MSVYTCSFCQFTYDEWHGDSKNGIPKQTQFSALSGSLCSRCGMQGERHQRQPVTSYKGEEAKTFDLFAGKAGISFYMEWLHSSKDPVTLLELGSGTGRMTVPFLQKGIHVQPIDVSHEMNEIAKKKLERLDLPITIIEEDILSLQLEDTYSHILLADGFLQHFLTIEEQKKLLAFVYSHVKQGGQIALDIIVPPNTKWKTVKKKRMTNKKTVMQTIEGEATFSKQLMVCATMITSVVDGYIDTTYHVEREYSLLTPREVVYLLEIVGFDIINMTENYKAQPWETVVPASLQKQKPDLPIDQTLVEQDQDSNLHPYVENVWSTGHYIYQEEEQREWTTVTIFAKKKEER from the coding sequence ATGAGTGTGTATACTTGTTCTTTTTGCCAATTTACGTATGATGAGTGGCATGGTGATAGTAAAAATGGCATTCCAAAACAAACGCAATTTTCAGCGCTATCTGGTAGCTTATGCTCCCGTTGTGGTATGCAAGGAGAACGTCATCAAAGACAACCGGTAACTTCGTATAAAGGTGAAGAAGCAAAAACATTTGATCTGTTTGCTGGGAAAGCTGGAATTTCATTTTATATGGAATGGCTGCACTCATCTAAAGATCCGGTTACTTTATTAGAGCTTGGATCGGGAACAGGAAGAATGACGGTCCCCTTTTTACAAAAAGGGATTCACGTTCAACCCATCGATGTTAGCCATGAAATGAATGAAATCGCAAAGAAAAAACTTGAACGCCTCGACCTACCAATTACGATTATCGAAGAAGATATTCTTTCACTTCAGCTAGAGGACACGTATTCTCATATTCTACTTGCGGATGGATTTCTTCAACATTTTCTAACGATAGAAGAGCAAAAAAAATTGTTAGCCTTTGTTTATTCTCATGTAAAGCAAGGCGGCCAAATAGCGCTTGATATTATAGTTCCGCCAAATACAAAGTGGAAAACGGTAAAGAAGAAGCGAATGACAAATAAAAAAACAGTTATGCAAACAATAGAAGGAGAAGCCACATTTAGTAAACAACTAATGGTGTGTGCGACTATGATTACGAGTGTAGTCGACGGTTATATTGACACTACTTATCATGTAGAAAGAGAATATAGTCTACTTACGCCAAGAGAAGTCGTTTATTTACTTGAAATCGTCGGCTTTGACATCATAAACATGACGGAAAACTATAAAGCACAACCATGGGAAACTGTTGTACCAGCTTCATTACAAAAACAAAAGCCTGATTTGCCCATAGATCAAACATTAGTAGAACAAGATCAAGATTCGAATCTACATCCTTATGTTGAAAATGTTTGGTCAACTGGCCATTACATATATCAAGAGGAAGAACAAAGAGAATGGACAACGGTCACAATTTTCGCAAAAAAGAAAGAGGAGAGATAA
- a CDS encoding sigma-70 family RNA polymerase sigma factor — protein METDMLRLVKKAQKGNKEAFVSLIKQNESLLYRVARSILQNDNDCLDAIQETILKAYQNIETVREPKYFKTWIVRIVMNECYSMQTLKRKVVPLEKTEEPSFKDTTSETMIIHEAIDSLHEDFRRVIMLFYFEDLSIKDIASLLEIPESTVKTRLHRARNQLDTWLTNTDKGGCSNG, from the coding sequence ATGGAGACCGATATGTTACGACTCGTAAAAAAAGCGCAAAAAGGAAATAAAGAAGCATTTGTTTCGTTGATCAAACAAAACGAATCACTATTATACCGTGTGGCAAGGTCCATTTTACAGAATGACAATGATTGCTTAGATGCGATTCAAGAAACAATTTTAAAGGCCTATCAAAATATTGAAACGGTGAGGGAACCTAAGTATTTCAAAACATGGATTGTTCGAATCGTAATGAATGAATGTTATTCAATGCAAACACTGAAGAGGAAAGTTGTTCCTCTTGAAAAAACGGAAGAACCTAGTTTTAAAGATACAACATCTGAAACAATGATTATTCATGAAGCGATTGATTCCTTACATGAAGATTTTAGAAGAGTAATTATGTTATTTTATTTTGAAGACTTGTCAATTAAAGACATCGCAAGTTTATTAGAAATTCCTGAAAGTACTGTTAAAACAAGATTGCACCGAGCAAGAAATCAGTTAGATACGTGGTTAACGAACACGGATAAGGGAGGGTGTTCTAATGGATAA